A window of Corallococcus macrosporus DSM 14697 contains these coding sequences:
- a CDS encoding helicase C-terminal domain-containing protein, translating into MGGAAELFTRHVFLDLETTGLDPRVDEVIELGCIFFENGREVERFARLYSASRPLPLTIRRLTGLTDEDLEGRPRFGTDLAELREKLSGWTVVAHNAPFEKGFLPDLLGPIRAPVLDSCELMHYLHPELTSHSLESLLRWAGLALRQPHRAVSDCEAVYSVLVHAMDRCVREGRGDDVVDLLAALDPRKGAELRLAMEGVGLKDGASGAFDYEEWPLVDLLSRLAAACRAEAAPLALEAQGFLRGKPERRRAGGAPALPEPEAEAPVLPVRPEEVSALLGAGGALEQAGEGFMSRTAQLDVAQAVARALSDGGQLAVEAGTGTGKSLAYLAPAALFAARNGRKVGVAPHTKTLQDQLLEKDLPRLHRATKGAFGYALLKGQTNYLCRRRALEATRVEPGMGHSARAPRAYLRAYLRRSGEGDLDRLSHWFRERFPVLMALVPAVRSEASTTLGEKCPHFHRCFYHSAVAQARDADVLVINQSLAFAWPARYPKLDHLVLDEAHEVEDVATTALALELSDLAFLRLTERLHGRDGRRGLFAELRKALSASRRAETRSLMGEVEDGLRRLLDDARDLGARVTELCEPAATAVGEDPDEGAYSPELRITATVRALPAWEPVREGLEAVRGALQALHVLLSVRVLAALPELAARQPALERELSGATTELGELAVLAGELSGEASPGRCYAATSEPKRQRWSLSAQPVDVSAYVSKDFAESKRTLVLASATLGTGDGFPFVLRRLGLDGRGGKTAPRLVRAATPFKLHEQALVVLVTDAPRAHEEAFVEWASLRISGLAQTMGGRVLGLFASTRRMERVGSSVRTRLDPLGIEVLRQSRGHSRSLAARQEKDTGTVLLGTKSFWQGVDIPGRGVGCVFIDKLPLEPAMRPLVAAREEPLSRNGGEYMGFLHYRLPRALLQLRQGVGRLIRATTDRGVVIISDPGHPSYRGHLMNALEGYRVEALPWAQARLRIHAMLKETGLTVESGPARSWG; encoded by the coding sequence ATGGGCGGCGCGGCGGAGCTCTTCACCCGGCATGTCTTCCTCGACCTCGAAACCACGGGGCTGGACCCGCGTGTGGACGAGGTCATCGAGCTGGGCTGCATCTTCTTCGAGAACGGGCGCGAGGTGGAGCGCTTCGCCCGCCTGTACTCGGCCTCGCGGCCCCTCCCCCTCACCATCCGGCGGCTGACGGGCCTGACGGACGAGGACCTGGAGGGGCGTCCGCGCTTCGGCACCGACCTGGCCGAGCTGCGGGAGAAGCTGTCCGGCTGGACGGTGGTGGCGCACAACGCGCCCTTTGAAAAAGGCTTCCTGCCGGACCTGCTGGGGCCCATCCGCGCGCCGGTGCTCGACTCGTGCGAGCTGATGCACTACCTGCACCCGGAGCTGACCAGCCACTCGCTGGAGTCGCTGCTGCGGTGGGCCGGGCTGGCGCTGCGGCAGCCGCACCGCGCGGTGTCGGACTGCGAGGCGGTGTACTCGGTGCTGGTGCACGCCATGGACCGCTGTGTCCGTGAGGGCCGGGGCGATGACGTGGTGGACCTGCTCGCCGCGTTGGACCCGCGCAAGGGCGCGGAGCTGCGCCTGGCCATGGAGGGCGTGGGCCTGAAGGACGGCGCGAGCGGCGCGTTCGACTACGAGGAATGGCCGCTGGTGGACCTGCTGTCGCGCCTGGCCGCCGCGTGCCGCGCGGAGGCCGCGCCGCTGGCGCTGGAGGCCCAGGGCTTCTTGCGAGGGAAGCCAGAGCGAAGGCGCGCGGGAGGCGCCCCGGCGCTGCCTGAGCCCGAAGCCGAGGCCCCTGTGCTCCCGGTGCGTCCGGAGGAGGTCTCCGCGCTGCTCGGCGCAGGTGGCGCACTGGAGCAGGCCGGTGAAGGGTTCATGAGCCGGACCGCGCAGCTCGACGTGGCGCAGGCCGTGGCGCGGGCGCTTTCGGACGGCGGGCAGCTCGCGGTCGAAGCGGGCACGGGCACGGGCAAGTCGCTGGCGTACCTGGCTCCCGCCGCGCTCTTCGCGGCGCGCAACGGCCGCAAGGTCGGCGTGGCGCCGCATACGAAGACGCTCCAGGACCAGCTCCTGGAGAAGGACCTGCCCCGGCTGCACCGGGCCACGAAGGGCGCCTTCGGCTATGCGTTGCTGAAGGGCCAGACGAACTACCTGTGCCGCCGCCGCGCGCTGGAGGCGACGCGGGTGGAGCCCGGCATGGGGCACTCCGCGCGCGCGCCCCGGGCGTACCTGCGGGCGTACCTGCGCCGCAGCGGTGAGGGCGACCTGGACAGGCTGAGCCACTGGTTCCGCGAGCGCTTCCCCGTGCTGATGGCGCTGGTGCCCGCCGTGCGCTCCGAAGCGTCCACGACGCTGGGCGAGAAGTGCCCGCACTTCCACCGCTGCTTCTACCACTCGGCCGTGGCCCAGGCCCGGGACGCGGACGTGCTCGTCATCAACCAGTCGCTGGCGTTCGCGTGGCCCGCGCGCTACCCGAAGCTGGACCACCTGGTCCTCGACGAGGCGCACGAGGTGGAGGACGTCGCCACCACCGCGCTGGCGCTGGAGCTGTCGGACCTCGCCTTCCTGCGCCTCACGGAGCGGCTGCACGGCAGGGATGGACGGCGCGGCCTGTTCGCCGAGCTGCGCAAGGCCCTGAGCGCCTCGCGCCGGGCGGAGACACGCTCGCTGATGGGCGAGGTAGAGGATGGCCTGCGCCGACTGCTCGATGACGCGCGCGACCTCGGTGCTCGTGTCACGGAGCTGTGTGAGCCCGCCGCAACCGCCGTGGGCGAGGACCCGGACGAGGGTGCGTACTCTCCCGAGCTGCGCATCACCGCGACCGTGCGCGCCCTGCCCGCCTGGGAGCCGGTGCGCGAAGGACTGGAGGCCGTGCGCGGCGCGCTCCAGGCGCTGCATGTCCTGCTGTCCGTGCGCGTGCTGGCCGCCCTCCCCGAGCTGGCCGCCCGGCAGCCCGCGCTGGAGCGGGAGCTGTCCGGCGCCACCACGGAGCTGGGCGAGCTGGCGGTGCTCGCGGGCGAGCTGTCCGGTGAAGCCTCGCCGGGCCGGTGCTACGCCGCGACGTCGGAGCCGAAGCGGCAGCGGTGGAGCCTGAGCGCCCAGCCCGTGGACGTCTCCGCCTACGTGTCGAAGGACTTCGCGGAGAGCAAGCGCACGCTGGTGCTCGCGTCCGCGACCCTGGGCACTGGCGACGGGTTTCCCTTCGTCCTCCGCCGGCTGGGACTCGACGGACGTGGGGGCAAGACCGCACCCCGGCTCGTCCGCGCGGCCACGCCGTTCAAGCTGCATGAGCAGGCGCTGGTGGTGCTCGTCACCGATGCGCCTCGCGCGCACGAGGAGGCCTTCGTGGAGTGGGCCTCGCTCCGGATTTCGGGCCTGGCGCAGACGATGGGTGGCCGGGTGCTGGGGCTGTTCGCCTCCACGCGCCGCATGGAGCGCGTGGGCTCGAGCGTGCGCACCCGTCTGGACCCGCTGGGCATCGAGGTGCTGCGGCAGTCGCGCGGGCACAGCCGTTCACTGGCGGCCCGGCAGGAGAAGGACACGGGCACCGTGCTGCTGGGGACCAAGAGCTTCTGGCAGGGCGTGGACATCCCCGGCCGAGGCGTGGGCTGCGTGTTCATCGACAAGCTGCCCCTGGAGCCCGCCATGCGCCCGCTGGTGGCCGCGCGCGAGGAGCCGCTGTCACGCAACGGCGGCGAGTACATGGGCTTCCTGCACTACCGACTGCCCCGTGCGCTGCTCCAGTTGCGGCAGGGCGTGGGCCGCCTCATCCGGGCCACGACGGACCGGGGCGTGGTCATCATCTCGGACCCGGGGCACCCCAGCTACCGGGGCCACCTGATGAACGCGCTGGAGGGATACCGCGTCGAGGCGCTGCCGTGGGCCCAGGCCCGGCTGCGCATCCACGCGATGCTGAAGGAGACGGGGCTCACCGTGGAGTCAGGACCCGCGCGGTCCTGGGGGTGA
- a CDS encoding HAMP domain-containing protein, with protein sequence MTTTTAPLTPAKRRWRNFLLDTSFQLKLTGYIVSVTLVLSALLGVVLVRGAQALMRETAAAVEARSQAAEVSRELSGATLSNELLTRMDDPAFEATFREKAKAIDAAYEAERAAIVAQRAELERQQKLTGWALGGFLVAFIAVVGLGTIVVTHKVAGPLFRIRRLVQEVQEGHLRAPQHGLRDGDELQDLFEATRKMVQRLREQSEEDARTLSNALEVAERSGASAELLHELRALDARYRARLAD encoded by the coding sequence ATGACGACGACCACGGCGCCCCTGACGCCCGCCAAGCGGCGCTGGCGCAACTTCCTCCTCGACACGAGCTTCCAGCTCAAGCTGACGGGCTACATCGTCTCGGTGACGCTCGTGCTGTCGGCGCTGCTGGGCGTGGTCCTCGTGCGAGGCGCGCAGGCGCTGATGCGCGAGACGGCCGCGGCGGTGGAGGCCCGCTCCCAGGCGGCGGAGGTCAGCCGCGAGCTGTCCGGCGCCACGCTCTCCAACGAGCTGCTGACCCGGATGGACGACCCCGCCTTCGAGGCGACCTTCCGCGAGAAGGCGAAGGCAATCGACGCGGCCTACGAGGCCGAGCGCGCCGCCATCGTCGCCCAGCGCGCGGAGCTGGAGCGGCAGCAGAAGCTCACCGGGTGGGCGCTGGGCGGCTTCCTGGTCGCCTTCATCGCGGTGGTGGGGCTGGGGACCATCGTCGTGACGCACAAGGTGGCGGGGCCGCTCTTCCGCATCCGCCGTCTGGTGCAGGAGGTCCAGGAGGGCCACCTGCGTGCGCCGCAGCACGGGCTCCGGGATGGCGACGAGCTCCAGGACCTCTTCGAGGCCACGCGGAAGATGGTGCAGCGCCTCCGCGAGCAGAGCGAAGAGGACGCGAGGACCTTGTCGAACGCCCTTGAGGTCGCGGAGCGCTCGGGGGCTTCCGCCGAGCTCCTCCACGAGCTCCGCGCCCTGGACGCGCGCTACCGCGCCCGGCTCGCGGACTGA
- a CDS encoding HEAT repeat domain-containing protein has protein sequence MQLLSSALVLLLLAPCAALAQGSSRIAFLGKQLQKSKDPRSRSQAALVLGATEDPEAVPLLCTGLKDESELVRAAAAKGLAKLLELDGLDCLQAHKSDADATVQAAVSEAVDALKEFQSRPPRFYVQLEAVKDRTGKLPAELVKATEARLRSRLMRSGARMAPAKETKSAAKGTLKKLRVRGYRITPELHATDSGGLRVALVCLTYPELSLMGQVEVNAAGAQPGDLLKALVPRAVEEAAETFEWSSET, from the coding sequence ATGCAGCTGCTTTCCTCCGCCCTCGTCCTGCTGCTCCTCGCGCCTTGCGCGGCCCTGGCCCAGGGGAGCTCTCGTATTGCCTTCCTGGGCAAGCAGCTCCAGAAGAGCAAGGACCCGCGCTCCCGCTCGCAGGCGGCGCTGGTGCTCGGCGCCACGGAGGACCCGGAGGCCGTGCCGCTGCTGTGCACGGGCTTGAAGGACGAGAGCGAGCTGGTGCGCGCCGCCGCGGCCAAGGGGCTGGCGAAGCTGCTGGAGCTCGACGGGCTCGACTGCCTCCAGGCCCACAAGTCGGACGCGGACGCGACGGTCCAGGCCGCGGTGAGCGAGGCCGTGGACGCGCTGAAGGAGTTCCAGTCCCGTCCGCCGCGCTTCTACGTGCAGCTCGAGGCGGTGAAGGACCGCACGGGCAAGCTCCCCGCGGAGTTGGTGAAGGCGACGGAGGCGCGGCTGCGCTCGCGGCTGATGCGGAGCGGGGCGCGGATGGCGCCCGCGAAGGAGACGAAGTCGGCCGCGAAGGGCACGCTGAAGAAGCTCCGGGTGCGGGGCTATCGCATCACCCCGGAGCTGCATGCGACGGACAGCGGTGGGCTGCGGGTGGCGCTCGTGTGCCTCACGTACCCGGAGCTGTCGCTGATGGGGCAGGTGGAAGTGAATGCCGCGGGCGCTCAGCCTGGAGACCTCCTCAAGGCGCTGGTACCTCGCGCGGTGGAGGAAGCGGCGGAGACCTTCGAGTGGAGCAGCGAGACATGA